The genomic window AGGATTACAGCACCGTTTCACATCTGTTGTAGACATTGCTTTCAGAAATGAATTACTTGTGTGAAGAATGAGACGATGTATTGCACTGATCGCTACACTGGTATTCGATTGAATGTTATGCATTTTGAAATGCTCGAAATTTATACTCGTTCAGAATAGTGCTTCACCCACCCAACAACTCTTCTGATTGGTTGAATTCCACCAATGGGGCTAACATAATGAAGGTGCATTTCAATGTACCTGACTTTAGCCAAATGACCCCTTCGCGGAATCGAGGTGGTGACCCGGACTACCTGGATAATGAAGGATTTAGGTGACGCATGCACAGGTGGACGTATTCCATATCCTGGAATATAGTGCTTCACCCACCCAACGACTCTTCTAATTGCTTGAATTCCACCAATGGGGCTAACATAATGCAGGTGCAATTCAATGTACCTGACTTTAGCCAAATGACCCCTTCGCGGAATCGAGGTGGTGACCCTACCTGGACTACCTGGATAGTGAAGGATTTAGGTGACGCATGCACAGGTGCAGGTATTCCATATCCTGGAACAACACTTGACCTGTGTTCGTAATTCATGTTTGAATCATAATGCGTCataacaaatttcgaatctctgtaataaaaaaacggtgaaaaacacattcttgaaacttcacttatcgctttgagcaggccttgtgaaggtacagtatttttttcagatttttcaatcatgtcctacatcgtgaaaatgactctaaaataacgccgcgacgccgccgcggggtagcggtggacggcaaccggccgcccgccattacgtagagactcgacgcgccgcaatttcatgcgcatcgacacctttaatgattttttactcgaaaacgaagaaaaacacccctctggaattaattcacaggttgtagtacagttcaaggaacatgtcagaattttaaaaaaattttttgatcgtgtcggtcactgttttaaaaatctttgaaaaattaattgttaaataaacaattgataacaacttttttttaccatttcgtatttttttttaaattctatggagctttccgcgtaatttgaaaaaaaaaaaaaaattgtatctaatttgttgccgaagttatgaatttttgaaaaaaatgggagtctaatttgttattgttaataaaaaatcgaattttgcattatgagattcgcgctttggcacaaaaatctaactccccttacacaatccacatgccaaattaaaaaaatatctgagagatgactgatccggttgacgcggaatagcccatacaTAAACGCGACAATCGACGTGATAACTGCGCTCGAATATCTGTTTTATTTCATGTCGATAATTATCTTGCAAAATCAAAGTCCTTTGGCGGTATGCATGTGATCTTGAGCCTTTTTGCATGATCAATAAAATCAGGCCAAATAAAGGAACGTCATCCTTCGCACTAATCATGCTTTTCTCCACTTCCGACTAGTCACATGCCAATATGATGGGTACGATGGGTACGATGCTGTCAAAACCGCAAGTATTCGAAAACGAATATTCATCTCCGAGTTTTACGGCCTGCAATACAGTTACAGGTGAAGATAATTAATTAGTCGATACGTTTGATTATTGTCAACCATGGTGCATATTGTAGTCTACACCTCAACAAATGACTAATCGTAGTTACTgtcttcaaatattttaatctTTTAGCGTAACCAAAAAAAATAGTTCTGCGTACAAAATGCAAACAAGACTTATAGCCGCACCCAAAAGATCGAGTACTTCCTTGTGATGGTTATCCGTACTTTATTTTCTCATGACAAATGCAATTATTTGATGAATAGGAAGTTTCTTCTCTTCAAGCACTGTGTATAAGGAGGACTATAATGTGTAGATGTTGTGTTTACCCTTTTAAATccttgcttccgatgagaagccacGTAAGACAAGCAATGCCATCTAATGAGTGATATGTGGAtgtgcaaatcatttttctacgagaagaatattgttgaaagaatgtaaattcgaaaaattggtgatttcgaaaaactaacgacggagccaggaatcgaacctggcgtctagagatgcttgaccggagccttactccactagtccacctagccgccctgactctgttgtcgttaatttctctcatcaccagtgagttcgaatttgttttcctgTGCCCGGTTTATgtgttattatatatttttttttgatcttttCAGTTATTTGATCTTTGCGCAAATTAAGGTTTAGGCCttatataattgaaaaattgtagttAACTGGTGAAATACGTTTAACATGGCAATAACCACAAAATATAGTATCGACAAGTATGATCACCTTACCAAATCGTTACTCGTATTGTTTATTCTAATTCCCATAATATTTAAACGGCTACTGTAACGGTGCCCATTTGATTACAATTTTCCAGTCACCTTACGAACGAAATTTATCTTACAaggggagtgtcaaacttgggaatcacagatttccatcacttttatatatattgtagggcagggtcccctcaataaatatataaagcggcaagacgccattcgtttttattattgagaaatttcaactcaaagttctatatgtaacttaagggagctttccagtgtgaaattttcaaaaaatcgatttttttttttttgctttatcgaatagtatacactcttccgaatattccctgaaattttcatgccgaaattcagattatttcggttactgtacagTATTTCTTGGTAGAAGGCAACGGAGCGCTACAGCTGCCGCGTCGGCCGTCTGCCCGTGCgactgttatttctattgtctcgttcctacctgcacgtacatgaacttggctcgccaattgtcgaaaatgtgaattcggactattgcataatttgccgttaattagtcgtaaattagtcgcgcaatttatttttttgtcgcactcaattttgaaaaaaaaaaaacggatggcgtgctaacttttcaaaaacttaGCGCGCCATCCaccaaaataacgcacagcGAGCATCATTCGTAATTCTGACttggttgataatttgccagaaataagccgcaaattagtcgtcgaacttttgtttttgtcgcactcaattttcaaaaacaaaagcggatggcgttctgatttttcaagaatttagccCGCCAACtaccaaaataacgcacagcGAGCACCATGAGTGATTCTGATTaggttgataatttgccgcaaataagccgcaaattagtcgtcgaatttttgtttttgtcgcactcaattttcaaatacaaaacCGGATGTCTTTAGAAtttagcacgccatccgcttttttttttttaattgggTGCGACAAAATAATAAGGCGTGACTAATTTCCGGCTAATTgacggcaaattatgcaatagtccgatttcatattttcgataattagcgagccaagttcatgtacgtcCTACCTGCTCGTCGTTCAGTTCGATTTCGACATTCAAAATGGATAGATGTACGAAAGAGGAATGTGCGTGGCAGGATAGAAAAGGCTCGAGAAGCGGACATCCGCGAAATAGACGAAAAAGATCCGGTGGTTTCAAGGGAACAAATCGACACGATATCGAAACGAATCTAACGTTTGCGAGCACTTCGGCagcaaaaatcttgaaaaagaGTCCAGAGTTTGAAGTCCGAATCGATCAAACGTTTAGCTACGTGATTTTGGAGTTCTTTTTGGTTTTCGGCGCTCTTCAGGAACTGTTGAAGTGCAAAAAGTGTAATAGCGACGtgaagttttttaaaaaatcgattcgcGGATTGGGCTTTAAAATTTGTGTTCAGTGTTCGTGTCCAGATCCGGCCGAGATAGATTCTTGTCCTTTGATAAAAAATGCTTATGAAATCAATCGTCGTTTCTGCTTTGTCATGCGATTGGTCGGCATCGGCATAAATGGCATTAGAAATTTTATCGCCTTGATGGATTTAACTGCAAACTTCAATAATAACACCTATTATGGAATCGTAAAAATCCTGCAGATTGCAGCGAAATCAATATACGAGGCCGTCGTGAAAAAAGCAGGTAccgaagagaaggaaaaaacttTGGAAGCAGAAAATCGGGGCGATATTCTGACGGTGTCCGGTGATGGATCGTGGTCGAAACGCGGTTTCACGTCGCGCATGGGTATCGTGTCCGTGATTGGAAAATATACCAACAAAGTTTTGGATGTTGCTGTCAAATCAAGCTTCTGCAAGGCTTGTGTATTCTGGAAAGGACAAGAGGGAACAACCGAGTACGAGGCGTGGTCTGAGACGCATGAATCCGAATGCAACGTCAATCACGAAGGCAGCGCGGGAAAAATGGAAGTCGACGGTATAATCGAAGTATTCAAGAGATCAGAAGAATTGCACAACGCGAAATACGGTTTCTATATAGGAGACGGCGATACAAAAACATTCAAGATGTTATTAGAAGCCAAGCCGTACGGTGACGAtttgacggtaaaaaaaaaggaatgcgTTTTGCACGTGAAAAAGCGAGTATATAAAAGGGGAAACGAAGCAAGAAAAAGGTTAGTTCAACTAAAAAAGGCCAAAAATCAAATCGAAGACAAGGCAATGGAGAgtgaaccgaaaaaaaaaggatctcGTTCGAGTTCTccgaaaactaaaaaaaatcaaacaaaaaacactGCTGTTGAACCGAAAAGAGCGCAATTGACGTTAAAATTATTGACAAATCTCTCGGAATATTATGGCTTGGCAGTTCGTCGAAATTCCAATTCCGTGGAAAATATGAGGAAAGCCATATGGGCTACATTTCATCACAAAAGCTCAACTGATGAAAATCCTCAGCATGAGTATTGCCCTCCGGGAGAAGATTCGTGGTGCGAATGGCGCAAGGCCGAGGCCACAGGAGAGGAGTACACCCATCCACCAGCACTCGACGAAGACGTACAACAAGTTTTAAAACCGATTTACGATGATCTAACAACGGAGGATCTCTTAGAACGATGTACGGGCGCGAACACtcaaaataataacgagagcttcaatcactgtgtgtggcaactagccccaaagcacgtattctgcggcaagcagatagtagaaatcgctacgcagtgtgctgtgtgcaccttcaatgaaggttacgacccaattttaaaaattttggagacgatgggatgcacgatagggccgagcgccgcaGATTTCGCCGCTAAATACAAGAATACGCGCATCACCCAAGCAAACCGCCGGGcgtccctggatagcaaagaggcgaggacagctcgtcggattgaacaatccattgagcacgatcttttcgaagaagcagaagggatattgtatggacctggcatcgctgattgaccgtaagtaaacgatttacctaaaatttcctcacttgaaactttgaacgcgtttttctcgaaacagcatttttcaaaacggtggccaacttggagggcagagttttaaagctatcgagttgaattttttacacaatattcttaacgtcattgtttatcgtgctatggaagctttttttttttttttgacatcttcctatttttttgtaaaaaaaactgccaaaaaaaaatgctaaaatccatactttttgttcaaaccggcgccatttttgcaaaaaaaaaaaaaaagaaaaaagcttccatagcacgaaagccaattatataccgatcaataatctttttgtgttttttgtctcagatcaaaattgtgacccccaaTGTGGCcaccacatccaagtgcattttctgcaacaattgtttcatcatttttatagatactaattaataaataaatcgatctttaaaaaattgttttgtattcttcaatacccaattaatatacaaaaaaaaaaccagaccgattagattattttttctttaaaaaaaaaaatcgcgaaaaacagcgatttttcgggctgtcacactggaaagcccccttaagtagaaggaacctttttaccggttgcagcaatagttccgtggcgtagcagtaacgctcttgcttactgaacgactttatttttgataatattgattactttgttattataattattacaaatcctatttttatcattttttgtattttttcctaacttaaaaataaaaaaataatttatagaaatattaattattaattatttatttttgtattaaataatttataaaaaaaaaaaaaaaaaagtaactctaACGGAACTTAAACAGCCGTTCGGTCCCTCAGTAAGCAAGAGCGTTACCGCTACGCCACGGAACTATTGCTGCAACCGGTAAAAAGGTTCCTTCTACTTAAGttacatatagaactttgagttgaaatttctcaataataaaaacgaatggcgtcttgccgcgttatatatttattgaggggaccctgccctacaatatatataaaagtgatggaaatctgtgattcccaagtttgacactcccctTGTTAGTACTAGAACAGATAGACTGTGGACTAGACGTAGGTAcatatatgaaattttttacatttttttgaatttaaatttgtaGAAAGTGCATGACTGTTGAGTCATCTcgaaaatgaaattctatATACGTGACCTTTGGAACTGTGACAGTTTCTTATAATCAGAATTTTGGTTAACTTACTTTGTAAAAGGGCATCATACGTTCTGTGATTTTTCTATGAAAGTTTGGACTGCTTTTTGACAGCACATGTTGAGGCACAAGCCTCGTCAGTCTTCTGCTTCTCGGCTAGCTAGGATTTTACCTGCGAAAAAGCAGGGCGTCTGTAATGTTAGCAGAACCATGTTGGAAAATCGATCATTACCGATACCATAATCAGGTGCTCTTCAGGTACTAATTAGTTGCCCTGTTCAAAAATTAAGTGCTCGATACTATTAccgataaaaaagaattttcactCTGCACTGCTGACGCAATGTCATGCTGGCACTGCATAGTCTAAAAACGCGGAATATTGgctgtggaaaaaattactttacGCAAGAATTAGGTGCTCTTTAGGTGCTAAATAGGTGCTCTATTCAAAAATGAAGTGCTCGAATTTATTatcttaaaaaatgtatttccacttcgaaaaatcgtcaaataatggcggtagaaaaaaattggttgatTCAGAAATTGGGTGCTCTTTAGGTGCTGATTGCATGATATAAGAGCTTTTAAATATCAGCGGtgacaatttttgattttcaattcttagtaaataacaaaaacagaatcactttttttttacggccAAATTCTCAGTGAATTAAGAGCTAACAGGATATGCATAATTGGATTTTTGAGCTACTCCTCCCAAACTAACCCCTGCCTACCCTTAAAACTTATCGCAGCGAATTCTTTTTTacgacaatacacacaacacgCCAGTACTcatcatataaatatattttttcacccatcTCATCGCGATTGGGCGTGGATATATCCATAGGGGTTGTCCTTTCGACATTGTTTTTAAGGTATATCAGGTCTTCATAATTAGCTTCAAATTCTCAcgtggtgaaaataattaaaaaaaaaatttttctcttcaggGGGTTAGCTTTTCAGTAAGTTGCCCCCTCCCCCCCactattcaaaattgattttctccTAATAGAAACGGGCTCAAAAATCCCGGTTCGCGGCAGTACAGAGCTCATAAATAGCtctttattatataatttttgcaaatttttttgatcgaGGGGGAGGGGGCAGCCTTACGGAGGTCGGTACCACATGTGTGTTAACTTAGCCCAGCACTTTGTACAATGTAAAGTTATGAAAGTTGTGCTGAATTGTGCTGAACTTTTGGTAGTATGTGCCGTGAATCCCGATTTCCCTAAGATCGAGATTCACGGCAGCGAATTATATTGACTGAACTTCGTCTGGCTAACTCTCGATCAAATGATATAGTACCACTCAAGCCTTTTTACCGCGTCAAGATGTCAGTTGTCGAAAaggtttttctttcattcttttttcattttttattttttttttttattaataattttttccgatttttttttcaatttaatttttttctttagaaCAGCAATGGAACCTCAATCCTTGTCCATCTCATTTTTTCccttgttttatttcaattgaattcCAATTCAAGAAACAAAATTCTCAGTTTTGTTTCCTCCATTCTGTaactcttttttttatttatttttttattccatgtTTTGTTTTAATACTGTTAATACTTATCATGTCAAACAGCAATGCAACCCTTATCCCGATTAATTTGAACTTgtctttttctatttctgttGGGACCGGTGGTGGTTAAGAAGCGCACATATGGTGTGTGATATACGAGTagtatttattattggttACTTAGTACGGTAAGCATAAGTATATTGCACGACGCGAGAGAGTAGCGTGGGTTACCGTGACCGGTGAGGACGCCATGCGTGACTGCCTGCCAGCGTGCGTGCGCGTAGGCtattgggggggggggcataGGCCCGTAGCTCGGGCGGCGGCACCATTTGGCGGTACCGTGGAGTACCCAACATCTCCCTTCTCTAGAGAGCCACCTCCTGGTGTACGACTTGGCGTTCGGGTCCGATTCCAGTCGTCGGGGTGGGGCTCGTTCGCGTACCGATCTCCAGGGGAGGATTTCTACTCCTGCCGGGTTTCCAGCATCTCGGTTAGGGCTAGGGGCCCTAGGCTGAGCTGGCGGTTCGTCAGCGTCCGGGTTGTTGATCGCTGGAACCAGGATGTCGTTAGATTCGGTGGGGGTCCAATCATCCTCCACGTCTTGGTCAGGGTTCGAGGCGTTGGAACCATCTTTCCAGATGTGGGTAATGTGTCGCTCGACCTCTTTGCCGCTGTCCAAGAGGATGGCGTAACGGACGTTGGAAATGATTTTGGAGACATTCCCTTGTTTCCGTTTTTTGAACTGGGTAAGGACTACGACGCGGTCGCCGATTGCGAGTTGGCGTGGTCGTGCGCCATGATGTCGGTTAAACTGTTTTTCcacgtttgtttgtttttcttcgagGTTGTTTGGCCCGCTTTCCTCTTCCTTCGGTTTCGGAAACAGCTTGGAGAACGGGGTGTTCATTTGTCGTTCGAACAAGAGTTCCACTGGTGACTTACCACCTGGAGCTGCCGCACATGGCGTGTAACGATAGCTGTGGAGGAAGTCGAAGAGAGTCTTCCAGTTGGTCGCAACTTTGGCGATGGCTCTTTTTACAGTATCAACCACACGTTCGGCTTGTCCGTTTGATTGAGGGTGGTTTACCGGTGACATTAGGTGGGTGATCTGGTGGTTTTCGGAGAGATTCGCGAAAAGTCCGGAAGTAAATTGAGTTCCGTGATCACTGATGAGGATTTCTAGGGGTCCATATCTTGAGAAGACTTCGTGGCACAGTTCTACTGTGCGTGGTGCTGTTATTGACGAGGCTATCGCCACCTCCAGGAACTTGGAGTATGCGTCCACGAAGATTTATAGATACTTGCCGTCTGGAGGGTAACCAATATCTACGTGTACCCGCTCCAATGGACGTGTGGCTTCCGGCCAAGGGCTGAGTGGTACCTTACTTGGAGTATGCGTCCACGAAGATGTATAGATACTGGCCGTCTGGAGGGTAACCAATATCTACGTGTACCCGCTCCAATGAACGTGTGGCTTCCGGCCAAAGGCTGAGTGGTACCTTGGTTGGCATTCTTCGTGTCAGAGCACAAGCATCGCATTGTTAAACAAGTCGCTCGATGTTTTCGGATATTTTAGGCCAATAAACATATTCTCTGGCGAGTTGCTTCATTCTTCTTATACCTGGGTGGCCTTTGTGTAGGGCCGTTAGGATTTCAGGTTGCATCGTTTTTGGGATGACTACTGTGTCTCCCATCAACAATGTGTTGTCGACGGTACTGAGGTTGTCTTGACGTTTCCTGAAGTGTTCGATGACTTCCGTCGTAGGGTTTGAAGTCCATCCGTTTGCGATAGCT from Neodiprion lecontei isolate iyNeoLeco1 chromosome 1, iyNeoLeco1.1, whole genome shotgun sequence includes these protein-coding regions:
- the LOC124293890 gene encoding uncharacterized protein LOC124293890, which encodes MDRCTKEECAWQDRKGSRSGHPRNRRKRSGGFKGTNRHDIETNLTFASTSAAKILKKSPEFEVRIDQTFSYVILEFFLVFGALQELLKCKKCNSDVKFFKKSIRGLGFKICVQCSCPDPAEIDSCPLIKNAYEINRRFCFVMRLVGIGINGIRNFIALMDLTANFNNNTYYGIVKILQIAAKSIYEAVVKKAGTEEKEKTLEAENRGDILTVSGDGSWSKRGFTSRMGIVSVIGKYTNKVLDVAVKSSFCKACVFWKGQEGTTEYEAWSETHESECNVNHEGSAGKMEVDGIIEVFKRSEELHNAKYGFYIGDGDTKTFKMLLEAKPYGDDLTVKKKECVLHVKKRVYKRGNEARKRLVQLKKAKNQIEDKAMESEPKKKGSRSSSPKTKKNQTKNTAVEPKRAQLTLKLLTNLSEYYGLAVRRNSNSVENMRKAIWATFHHKSSTDENPQHEYCPPGEDSWCEWRKAEATGEEYTHPPALDEDVQQVLKPIYDDLTTEDLLERCTGANTQNNNESFNHCVWQLAPKHVFCGKQIVEIATQCAVCTFNEGYDPILKILETMGCTIGPSAADFAAKYKNTRITQANRRASLDSKEARTARRIEQSIEHDLFEEAEGILYGPGIAD